One window of Tenacibaculum maritimum NCIMB 2154 genomic DNA carries:
- a CDS encoding alpha/beta hydrolase produces the protein MEHQIFKFNIHKTTFFGQYWSAIKTRAVVVIVHGMGEHSSRYEHVAKKLTENNFSVVAFDQFGHGKTTGKRGHNPNFNAVLESVAQTIKKTKELFPKKPIFLYGHSMGGNVVINYVLREENSLKGAIATSAFLLLAFEPPAWKLSLGKLMQKIAPSVTLSNELAAKDISRDAEEVQKYIDDKLIHDKVSPNFSLTFIETGEWAIQNASSLKIPLFLAHGTNDKIIDYKGSELFAKASEKATLSLYEGGYHELHNDLCKEEVLEDIINWLNTQL, from the coding sequence ATGGAACATCAAATATTTAAATTCAACATTCATAAAACTACTTTTTTTGGGCAATATTGGTCTGCCATAAAAACAAGAGCAGTTGTTGTTATCGTCCATGGTATGGGAGAACATTCTAGTAGGTATGAACACGTTGCTAAAAAGCTAACTGAAAATAATTTTAGCGTAGTAGCTTTTGATCAATTTGGGCATGGGAAAACTACAGGTAAAAGAGGTCATAATCCTAATTTTAATGCCGTTTTAGAAAGTGTTGCTCAAACAATAAAAAAGACTAAGGAGTTATTTCCTAAGAAACCTATTTTTCTTTACGGGCATTCGATGGGAGGAAATGTGGTTATTAATTATGTGCTTCGAGAAGAAAACTCCTTAAAAGGGGCAATTGCTACTAGCGCTTTTTTACTTTTAGCATTTGAACCTCCTGCATGGAAATTATCACTTGGAAAGCTAATGCAAAAAATAGCTCCTTCAGTAACATTGAGTAATGAATTAGCTGCTAAAGATATTTCTCGCGATGCCGAAGAAGTTCAAAAATATATAGATGACAAGTTGATTCATGACAAGGTGAGTCCTAATTTTTCGCTTACTTTTATAGAAACAGGAGAATGGGCTATTCAAAATGCTTCTTCTTTGAAGATACCACTATTTTTAGCGCATGGAACTAATGATAAAATCATTGATTATAAAGGGTCTGAGTTATTTGCTAAAGCTTCTGAAAAAGCTACTTTAAGTTTGTATGAAGGAGGATATCATGAATTACATAATGATTTATGTAAGGAAGAGGTATTAGAAGATATTATAAATTGGTTAAATACTCAGTTATAA